A section of the Bacillus sp. HSf4 genome encodes:
- a CDS encoding UDP-N-acetylglucosamine 1-carboxyvinyltransferase, whose protein sequence is MEKLNIAGGDPLNGTVHISGAKNSAVALIPATILAESTVTLEGLPDISDILTLRDLLREIGGNVHFENGEMVVDPAPMISMPLPNGKVKQLRASYYLMGAMLGRFKKAVIGLPGGCHLGPRPIDQHIKGFEALGAEVTNEQGAIYLRAEELKGARIYLDVVSVGATINIMLAAVLAKGRTVIENAAKEPEIIDVATLLTSMGAKIKGAGTDVIRIEGVESLHGCRHSIIPDRIEAGTFMIAAASMGQEVLIDNVIPTHLESLIAKLREMGIRIEESSDQILMIGGQKELKPVDLKTLVYPGFPTDLQQPMTSLLTKANGTSVVTDTIYSARFKHIDELRRMGASMKVEGRSAIITGPVQLQGAKVKASDLRAGACLVVAGLMAEGVTEITGLEHLDRGYSKLEDKLTNLGATVWREKLTDQEMEQLQNS, encoded by the coding sequence ATGGAAAAGTTAAATATAGCTGGCGGCGATCCTCTCAACGGGACAGTACATATAAGCGGAGCTAAAAACAGTGCTGTCGCTTTGATACCTGCAACGATTTTGGCTGAATCGACGGTTACTCTTGAAGGTCTTCCCGATATTTCGGACATTTTGACGCTGCGCGACCTGCTGAGGGAGATCGGCGGAAATGTTCATTTTGAAAATGGAGAAATGGTCGTTGATCCTGCGCCGATGATCAGCATGCCTTTGCCGAATGGAAAAGTGAAGCAGCTCCGGGCTTCTTACTATTTAATGGGAGCCATGCTCGGCCGCTTTAAAAAAGCGGTTATTGGACTTCCAGGCGGCTGCCACCTCGGTCCGAGACCGATTGACCAGCATATCAAAGGTTTTGAAGCGCTGGGAGCCGAAGTGACAAATGAACAGGGTGCGATTTATCTGCGTGCAGAGGAATTAAAAGGGGCACGCATTTATCTTGATGTCGTCAGTGTTGGAGCAACGATCAACATTATGCTTGCCGCCGTACTCGCAAAAGGCAGAACCGTAATTGAAAACGCTGCGAAGGAACCGGAAATCATCGATGTCGCCACACTTTTAACGAGCATGGGTGCGAAAATCAAAGGCGCGGGCACTGACGTCATCCGCATCGAAGGCGTTGAGTCCCTGCACGGCTGCAGACACTCGATTATTCCAGACCGGATTGAAGCCGGAACCTTCATGATCGCAGCGGCCTCCATGGGTCAGGAAGTCCTGATCGACAACGTGATACCGACACACTTAGAATCGCTGATAGCCAAGCTGCGCGAGATGGGAATTCGGATCGAAGAAAGCAGCGACCAAATTTTGATGATCGGCGGACAGAAGGAGCTGAAGCCGGTCGACCTCAAGACGCTTGTATATCCGGGTTTTCCAACTGATCTGCAGCAGCCGATGACCTCGCTTCTCACAAAGGCAAACGGGACGAGCGTTGTCACGGACACGATCTATTCCGCCCGCTTTAAACATATCGATGAGCTGCGGCGCATGGGTGCATCGATGAAAGTCGAAGGGAGATCGGCAATCATCACCGGACCTGTTCAACTTCAAGGCGCCAAAGTGAAAGCGAGCGATTTGAGAGCGGGAGCCTGCCTCGTTGTTGCCGGGCTCATGGCGGAAGGAGTTACGGAAATTACCGGTCTTGAACATCTTGACAGAGGATACAGCAAGCTTGAAGACAAGCTCACAAACCTCGGCGCCACCGTCTGGCGTGAAAAATTGACAGACCAGGAAATGGAACAGCTGCAAAATTCCTAG
- the fsa gene encoding fructose-6-phosphate aldolase translates to MLFFIDTANIDEIKEAHSLGVLAGVTTNPSLVAKENISFHDRLREITEVVSGSVSAEVISLKAEEMIEEGKELAKIAPNITVKIPMTSDGLKAVKALTDLGIKTNVTLIFNANQALLAARAGATYVSPFLGRLDDIGHNGLELISEVRQIFDVHGLDTQIIAASIRHPQHVTEAALRGAHIGTMPLKVIHQLTKHPLTDKGIEQFLADWNK, encoded by the coding sequence ATGTTGTTTTTTATTGATACTGCAAATATAGACGAGATTAAAGAGGCTCATTCTCTGGGGGTTCTTGCGGGAGTAACGACAAATCCCAGCTTAGTTGCAAAAGAAAACATTTCGTTTCATGATCGTCTGCGCGAGATTACAGAGGTGGTTTCAGGGTCTGTCAGCGCCGAGGTTATTTCTCTAAAGGCGGAAGAGATGATTGAAGAAGGAAAAGAGCTTGCGAAAATCGCGCCAAACATCACCGTGAAAATTCCGATGACCTCTGACGGTCTGAAAGCTGTTAAAGCGCTGACTGATCTCGGTATCAAGACGAATGTCACGCTCATCTTCAACGCAAACCAGGCGCTTTTGGCAGCGAGAGCCGGAGCGACATATGTTTCCCCGTTCTTGGGACGCCTGGATGATATCGGCCATAACGGCCTGGAATTGATCAGCGAAGTGAGGCAGATTTTTGATGTTCATGGTTTGGATACGCAAATCATCGCCGCATCAATCCGCCATCCGCAGCATGTCACAGAAGCTGCTCTGAGAGGGGCTCATATCGGTACAATGCCGCTGAAAGTCATTCACCAGCTGACGAAGCACCCGCTGACTGATAAAGGCATTGAACAGTTTTTAGCAGACTGGAACAAATAA
- a CDS encoding class II fructose-bisphosphate aldolase, translating to MPLVSMTEMLNNAKENGYAVGQFNLNNLEFTQAILQAAEEEKSPVILGVSEGAGRYMGGFKTVVAMVKALMEEYNVTVPVAIHLDHGSSFESCAKAIHAGFTSVMIDASHHPFEENVATTSKVVELAHFHGVSVEAELGTVGGQEDDVIAEGVIYADPKECQELVERTGIDCLAPALGSVHGPYKGEPNLGFKEMEEIGKTTGLPLVLHGGTGIPTADIQKAISLGTAKINVNTENQISSAKAVRETLAAKPDEYDPRKYLGPAREAIKATVIGKMREFGSSNKA from the coding sequence ATGCCTTTAGTATCAATGACGGAAATGTTGAATAACGCAAAAGAAAACGGATATGCTGTCGGACAATTTAACTTAAACAACCTTGAGTTTACTCAAGCGATTTTACAGGCTGCTGAAGAAGAAAAATCTCCAGTGATCCTCGGTGTTTCTGAAGGTGCGGGACGCTACATGGGCGGCTTCAAAACAGTCGTTGCCATGGTAAAAGCACTGATGGAAGAATACAATGTGACAGTTCCTGTCGCCATTCACTTAGATCACGGTTCAAGCTTCGAATCTTGCGCGAAAGCGATTCATGCAGGCTTCACATCTGTGATGATCGACGCTTCCCACCATCCATTTGAAGAAAACGTCGCAACAACTTCCAAAGTTGTTGAGCTCGCTCACTTCCATGGAGTATCAGTAGAAGCAGAGCTTGGAACAGTCGGCGGACAGGAAGACGATGTTATCGCTGAAGGCGTCATCTACGCTGACCCTAAAGAGTGTCAGGAGCTTGTTGAGCGCACAGGCATCGATTGCCTTGCACCAGCACTAGGTTCTGTTCACGGCCCTTACAAAGGGGAACCAAATCTTGGCTTCAAAGAGATGGAGGAAATCGGAAAAACAACCGGTCTTCCGCTTGTTCTTCACGGCGGTACTGGTATCCCGACTGCTGACATCCAAAAAGCGATCTCTCTTGGAACAGCTAAAATCAATGTTAACACTGAAAACCAGATTTCATCTGCGAAAGCTGTTCGTGAAACATTGGCAGCCAAGCCTGATGAATACGATCCTCGTAAATACCTCGGACCTGCTCGCGAAGCGATCAAAGCAACAGTTATCGGCAAAATGCGCGAATTCGGTTCTTCAAACAAAGCTTAA
- a CDS encoding response regulator, with the protein MNEKILIVDDQYGIRVLLNEVFNKEGYKTFQAANGIQALDIVKKERPDLVLLDMKIPGMDGIEILKRMKVIDEEIRVIIMTAYGELDMIQESKELGALTHFAKPFDIDEIREAVKTYLPIKSNG; encoded by the coding sequence ATGAATGAGAAGATTTTAATCGTAGATGATCAGTACGGTATCCGGGTTTTGCTGAATGAAGTTTTCAATAAAGAAGGGTACAAAACCTTCCAGGCCGCCAACGGCATTCAAGCGCTCGACATTGTCAAAAAGGAACGGCCCGACCTTGTTTTGCTTGATATGAAAATCCCTGGAATGGATGGAATCGAAATTTTAAAAAGGATGAAAGTCATAGATGAGGAGATCCGCGTCATTATCATGACCGCCTACGGCGAACTGGACATGATCCAGGAGTCGAAGGAGCTTGGCGCCCTGACTCACTTTGCCAAGCCTTTTGATATCGATGAAATCCGCGAGGCGGTCAAAACATACCTCCCGATCAAGTCAAACGGTTAG
- a CDS encoding DUF2529 domain-containing protein gives MLKIFTTQLSGIFNRIQDGESEPIEDGARLLAQAVISDHSVYVYGKNELEGILKEALYSSEPFPSAKPLPRYEEDWPDFQPADKVLMFCAHSSDDEELKMAENLKEKGIDLVVVSPVGKEGAPIAASADVHIDSKLKMPLLPDDDGTRFGFPSLMVSLYIYHALSFTLKEILQEYQ, from the coding sequence TTGCTTAAAATCTTTACCACACAATTGTCGGGAATCTTCAACCGGATTCAGGACGGTGAATCCGAGCCGATCGAAGACGGCGCCCGTCTGTTGGCCCAGGCGGTTATCAGCGATCACTCGGTTTATGTATATGGAAAAAATGAATTGGAGGGCATTCTGAAAGAAGCGCTCTATAGTTCTGAGCCGTTTCCTTCCGCCAAACCGCTGCCGCGGTATGAGGAAGACTGGCCGGATTTTCAACCGGCGGACAAAGTGCTGATGTTCTGCGCGCATTCCTCAGACGATGAAGAGCTGAAAATGGCGGAAAATCTGAAAGAAAAAGGAATCGATCTCGTTGTCGTGTCCCCTGTCGGCAAGGAAGGCGCCCCGATTGCAGCATCGGCCGATGTACACATTGATTCAAAGCTTAAAATGCCGCTTCTTCCCGATGATGACGGGACGAGATTCGGCTTTCCGTCGCTTATGGTCAGCCTCTATATTTATCATGCCCTGTCCTTTACATTAAAGGAAATTCTTCAGGAATACCAATAA
- a CDS encoding CTP synthase, giving the protein MTKYIFVTGGVVSSLGKGITASSLGRLLKNRGLNVTIQKFDPYINVDPGTMSPYQHGEVFVTDDGAETDLDLGHYERFIDINLNKYSNVTTGKIYSTVLKKERRGDYLGGTVQVIPHITNEIKDRVFRAGKETNADVVITEIGGTVGDIESLPFLEAIRQIKSDVGRDNVMYIHCTLVPYLKAAGEMKTKPTQHSVKELRSLGIQPNVIVVRTEMPISQDMKDKIALFCDIDPKAVIEAGDAETLYSIPLDLQNQGLDDLVCSHLKLECKEADMEEWKELVNRVQNLSKSATIALVGKYVELPDAYISVVESLRHAGYAFDSDIQIKWINAEEVTEENVAGLVHDVDGILVPGGFGDRGVEGKIAAVKYAREQKIPFLGICLGMQVASIEYARNVLGLEGAHSAEIDPSTPHPIIDLLPEQKDIEDLGGTLRLGLYPCKLQEGSKAYEAYRNEVVYERHRHRYEFNNEYRQQMEEAGFVFSGTSPDGRLVEIVELKDHPWFVASQFHPEFTSRPTRPQALFRDFVQASLKASEKL; this is encoded by the coding sequence ATGACAAAATATATCTTTGTAACCGGAGGAGTTGTATCCTCGCTTGGAAAAGGAATCACAGCATCTTCACTCGGGCGCCTTCTGAAAAACAGAGGCTTGAACGTCACCATTCAAAAGTTTGATCCGTATATCAACGTGGATCCCGGCACGATGAGTCCGTATCAGCACGGAGAAGTATTTGTAACCGATGACGGTGCGGAAACCGACCTTGACCTGGGACACTATGAGCGCTTCATCGACATCAATTTAAATAAATACAGCAATGTGACAACGGGAAAAATCTATTCCACAGTGCTGAAAAAGGAACGCAGAGGAGACTACCTGGGCGGCACCGTTCAGGTCATTCCCCATATCACAAATGAAATCAAGGACCGCGTGTTCCGCGCAGGGAAAGAAACGAACGCTGACGTCGTGATTACAGAAATCGGCGGCACCGTCGGGGATATCGAGTCACTCCCGTTTCTCGAAGCGATCCGCCAAATCAAGAGCGATGTCGGCCGCGATAATGTGATGTACATTCACTGTACGCTTGTTCCATATCTGAAAGCGGCGGGAGAAATGAAAACAAAACCGACACAGCACAGTGTAAAAGAACTGCGCAGCCTCGGCATTCAGCCAAACGTGATCGTCGTCAGAACGGAAATGCCGATTTCTCAAGATATGAAAGATAAAATTGCGCTGTTTTGCGACATCGATCCTAAAGCGGTGATTGAAGCCGGGGATGCCGAAACATTGTATTCCATTCCGCTTGATCTGCAAAATCAAGGGCTTGACGACCTTGTCTGCAGCCATTTGAAGCTGGAATGCAAAGAAGCTGATATGGAAGAATGGAAAGAGCTTGTCAATAGAGTGCAAAACCTTTCTAAATCGGCGACAATCGCTTTAGTCGGCAAATACGTCGAGCTGCCGGACGCCTACATTTCAGTCGTTGAATCGCTTCGCCACGCTGGATATGCGTTCGACTCCGACATTCAGATTAAATGGATCAACGCCGAAGAAGTAACGGAAGAAAACGTGGCCGGACTGGTCCATGATGTAGACGGAATTCTTGTTCCGGGCGGATTCGGGGACCGCGGTGTCGAAGGGAAAATCGCCGCCGTCAAATACGCGCGCGAGCAAAAGATTCCGTTCTTGGGAATTTGCCTCGGCATGCAAGTGGCATCGATCGAATATGCAAGAAACGTTCTCGGCCTTGAAGGTGCGCATTCGGCTGAAATTGATCCTTCTACACCACATCCGATCATCGATCTGCTTCCTGAACAAAAGGATATTGAAGATCTCGGCGGAACACTTCGCCTCGGCCTTTATCCGTGTAAGCTCCAGGAAGGTTCAAAAGCTTATGAGGCTTATCGGAATGAAGTGGTTTACGAACGCCACCGCCATCGCTACGAATTTAACAATGAGTACAGACAGCAGATGGAAGAAGCCGGATTTGTCTTCTCAGGGACAAGCCCTGACGGCCGCCTCGTAGAGATTGTCGAGCTGAAAGACCATCCGTGGTTTGTCGCGTCACAGTTCCATCCGGAATTCACTTCAAGACCGACAAGACCGCAAGCATTGTTCAGAGACTTCGTTCAAGCTTCATTAAAAGCGTCAGAAAAGCTGTAA
- the rpoE gene encoding DNA-directed RNA polymerase subunit delta — protein sequence MSLKQYSEEQLKEMALVEIAYEIFSEQKKPMTFQELTDQVVSLLGLGKEELENRIAQFYTDLNIDGRFLALSDQTWGLRSWYPYDQLDEETQPTVKAKKKKAKKAVEEDLALDEFEEIDEDDIILDDVEEDLDLDDEEYDDIDEADDDELDDLEDEILDDDYDDEDDED from the coding sequence ATGAGTTTGAAACAATACTCAGAAGAGCAGCTAAAGGAAATGGCTTTAGTTGAAATCGCATACGAAATTTTCTCTGAACAAAAGAAACCAATGACTTTCCAGGAGCTTACAGACCAAGTGGTTTCATTGCTTGGATTGGGGAAAGAAGAACTGGAAAACCGCATTGCCCAGTTTTACACGGATTTAAATATTGACGGCCGCTTTTTGGCGCTGTCAGACCAAACGTGGGGTCTGCGCAGCTGGTATCCGTATGATCAGCTCGATGAAGAAACACAGCCGACCGTAAAAGCGAAGAAGAAAAAAGCGAAAAAAGCTGTTGAAGAGGACCTCGCTCTTGATGAATTCGAAGAAATTGACGAGGATGATATCATCCTTGACGATGTTGAAGAAGATCTTGACCTTGACGACGAGGAATACGACGATATCGATGAGGCGGATGATGACGAGCTTGATGATCTTGAAGACGAGATCTTGGATGACGATTATGATGACGAGGATGACGAAGATTAA
- a CDS encoding acyl-CoA dehydrogenase, which yields MIFTLSEEHQMIQKMVRDFAKHEVEPTAKERDEEERFDRGLFQKMAELGLTGIPWPEEYGGIGSDYLAYVMAVEELSKVCASTGVTLSAHTSLAGWPIYAFGTEEQKQAYLKPMARGEKIGAYGLTEPGSGSDAGAMKTTAFKNGDEYILNGTKIFITNGGIADCYIVFAALDPEAKHKGTTAFIVEKDFPGFSVGKKEKKLGIRSSPTTEIIFEDCRVPLKNRLGEEGEGFKIAMMTLDGGRNGIAAQAVGIAQGALEAAKAYAKERKQFGRPIAEQQGIAFKLADMATAIEASRLLTYQAAWLESEGLPYGKASAMSKLFAGDTAMKAATEAVQIFGGYGYTKDYPVERYMRDAKITQIYEGTQEIQRIVISRMLMK from the coding sequence ATGATCTTTACGCTGTCAGAAGAGCATCAAATGATACAGAAAATGGTGCGTGACTTTGCAAAGCATGAGGTGGAGCCGACAGCAAAGGAGCGGGATGAGGAAGAAAGGTTTGACAGAGGGCTGTTTCAAAAGATGGCAGAACTGGGGCTGACAGGCATTCCGTGGCCTGAGGAATACGGGGGAATCGGCAGTGATTATTTGGCATATGTTATGGCGGTTGAAGAGCTTTCCAAAGTCTGTGCATCAACCGGCGTCACTTTGTCCGCTCATACGTCGCTTGCCGGCTGGCCTATCTATGCTTTTGGAACGGAAGAGCAAAAGCAGGCGTACTTAAAACCGATGGCGCGCGGCGAAAAGATCGGGGCATATGGATTGACGGAGCCCGGTTCAGGATCCGATGCCGGCGCGATGAAAACGACCGCCTTCAAAAACGGTGATGAATACATTTTAAACGGGACGAAGATTTTTATCACCAACGGGGGAATCGCCGACTGCTACATTGTGTTTGCTGCGCTGGATCCGGAAGCTAAGCACAAAGGGACCACCGCTTTTATCGTTGAAAAGGATTTTCCGGGTTTTTCTGTCGGGAAAAAAGAAAAGAAGCTTGGGATTCGTTCCTCTCCGACAACGGAAATTATCTTTGAGGACTGCCGCGTTCCTTTAAAAAACCGCCTCGGTGAAGAGGGAGAAGGCTTTAAAATTGCGATGATGACGCTTGACGGAGGCAGAAATGGAATCGCGGCCCAGGCCGTCGGCATTGCACAAGGTGCGTTAGAGGCGGCTAAAGCGTATGCGAAGGAACGAAAGCAGTTTGGCCGGCCGATTGCCGAACAGCAGGGCATCGCCTTTAAGCTCGCTGATATGGCGACGGCGATCGAGGCTTCGAGGCTCCTAACCTATCAGGCGGCCTGGCTGGAATCGGAAGGACTTCCTTACGGGAAAGCATCCGCGATGTCAAAGCTTTTTGCCGGGGATACGGCGATGAAAGCGGCGACGGAGGCCGTGCAGATTTTCGGCGGGTACGGATACACAAAGGATTATCCGGTTGAACGCTATATGCGGGATGCGAAAATCACGCAAATTTATGAAGGGACGCAGGAAATTCAGAGAATCGTGATTTCGAGGATGCTGATGAAATGA
- a CDS encoding acyl-CoA dehydrogenase family protein, translating to MNLRFTEEQSRMQTFIRQFVQQEVAPFVPEMEKGRFPGEILRKMAERGLMGLPVPEKYNGAGKDFVSYIMTIHELSKVSAVLGAVLSVHTSIVTIPILLYGTDEQKGQYVKKLASGQYLGAFCLTEPSAGSDAGSLKTRAEKRGDTYVLNGSKVFITNGGRADVYLVFASTNPEAKTKGISAFIVEKGTPGFQIGKNEDKMGLHGSQTVTLNFDNAVIPARQLLGEEGKGFKMALANLDTGRIGIAAQALGIAEGALAYAIDFLKKRYPKGEMHQKRQGAAFKLADMATRTEAAKLLVYRAAWLKEQGMKTGQAASMAKLFASETALYVADEAVHLLGDYGYTKDFDAERYFRDAKVCEIYEGTSEIQRIVISKHL from the coding sequence TTGAACCTTCGTTTTACAGAGGAACAAAGCCGCATGCAGACATTCATCAGGCAGTTTGTCCAACAGGAGGTCGCTCCCTTTGTGCCGGAAATGGAAAAGGGCCGTTTCCCCGGAGAGATTTTAAGAAAAATGGCGGAACGCGGCTTGATGGGGCTTCCGGTTCCGGAAAAGTACAACGGAGCGGGCAAAGACTTTGTTTCGTACATCATGACGATTCATGAACTGTCAAAGGTAAGCGCCGTTTTGGGCGCGGTTTTATCTGTCCATACATCGATTGTCACGATTCCCATTCTTTTATACGGCACTGATGAGCAAAAAGGGCAATACGTCAAAAAGCTCGCTTCCGGGCAATATTTGGGGGCATTTTGTTTAACAGAGCCAAGCGCCGGATCTGATGCCGGAAGTTTAAAAACAAGGGCGGAAAAGCGCGGAGACACCTATGTGCTGAACGGATCAAAGGTGTTTATTACCAACGGCGGCCGGGCGGATGTGTACCTCGTATTTGCCTCAACAAATCCGGAGGCGAAAACAAAGGGTATTTCCGCCTTTATCGTAGAAAAAGGCACACCTGGCTTTCAGATCGGAAAAAATGAAGACAAAATGGGCCTGCACGGGTCGCAAACCGTCACTTTGAATTTTGATAACGCTGTCATCCCGGCCCGTCAGCTGCTTGGCGAGGAAGGCAAAGGGTTTAAAATGGCCTTGGCAAATCTGGACACCGGCAGGATCGGCATCGCCGCGCAGGCTCTTGGGATTGCCGAAGGAGCGCTTGCTTATGCCATTGACTTTTTGAAAAAGCGCTATCCGAAAGGAGAGATGCATCAAAAGCGGCAGGGAGCGGCTTTTAAGCTGGCCGATATGGCGACGAGGACGGAGGCCGCGAAGCTTCTCGTTTACCGGGCCGCTTGGCTGAAGGAACAAGGGATGAAAACCGGGCAGGCGGCGTCAATGGCCAAACTGTTCGCCTCAGAAACGGCGCTGTATGTCGCTGATGAAGCGGTGCATCTGCTCGGCGATTATGGCTATACAAAGGATTTCGACGCTGAACGGTATTTCAGAGATGCAAAAGTATGCGAAATCTACGAGGGAACGAGCGAGATTCAGAGAATCGTCATCAGCAAGCATTTATAA
- a CDS encoding 3-hydroxybutyryl-CoA dehydrogenase, whose amino-acid sequence MRNDTVMVIGAGQMGSGIAQVCAQAGYNVDMHDVSEEQIQKGMKRISDQLVKQAEKGKMPHRDVKQIYQRLSPAASLEDAADAFLVIEAAVEQMDIKKEIFKRLDDITGDSAILASNTSSLSITELASVTQKPQNVIGMHFMNPVPIMQLIEVIRGLETSDETYQTVVTCAKKLNKVPIEVHDFPGFISNRILMPMINEAVFALYEGIAEKESIDGIMKLGMNHPMGPLALADLIGLDTCLYIMETLHKGFGDDKYRPCPLLKQYVSAGRLGKKTGKGFYTYREA is encoded by the coding sequence ATGAGAAATGACACGGTCATGGTCATCGGCGCAGGTCAGATGGGGTCCGGAATCGCCCAGGTGTGCGCCCAGGCCGGCTACAATGTTGATATGCATGACGTATCAGAAGAACAAATTCAAAAAGGAATGAAGCGAATTTCCGACCAGCTTGTCAAACAGGCGGAAAAGGGGAAAATGCCGCACCGAGATGTGAAACAAATCTATCAGCGTTTATCCCCCGCAGCGTCGCTTGAAGATGCCGCGGACGCTTTCCTTGTCATCGAAGCCGCCGTCGAGCAAATGGACATCAAAAAAGAGATTTTCAAGCGCTTGGACGATATAACCGGAGATTCAGCGATATTGGCCAGCAATACATCGTCCCTGTCGATTACAGAGCTTGCGTCGGTCACGCAAAAACCGCAGAATGTCATCGGCATGCATTTTATGAATCCCGTGCCGATCATGCAGCTCATCGAGGTGATCAGAGGCTTGGAGACGAGTGATGAGACCTATCAAACCGTTGTCACATGCGCAAAGAAGCTGAACAAAGTGCCAATTGAAGTCCATGATTTTCCGGGGTTTATCTCCAACCGGATTTTAATGCCGATGATCAATGAAGCGGTGTTTGCCCTTTATGAGGGAATCGCGGAAAAGGAAAGCATTGACGGAATCATGAAGCTCGGCATGAACCATCCAATGGGGCCGCTGGCCCTTGCCGACCTGATCGGGCTCGACACTTGCCTATATATTATGGAGACGCTGCACAAAGGCTTCGGAGATGATAAATACAGGCCGTGCCCCCTCCTAAAGCAATATGTCAGTGCCGGACGCCTTGGCAAGAAAACGGGCAAAGGCTTTTATACGTACAGAGAAGCCTAA
- a CDS encoding acetyl-CoA C-acetyltransferase translates to MVRTVIAGGARTPFGKLGGALQTKTAAELGGIAIKEALQRSGVRPEDIDEVIMGSVLQGGQGQLPSRQAARHAGLPWEVKTETVNKVCASGLRSVTMADQIIRAGDAEVIAAGGMESMSNAPYMLDKARWGLRMGNGTVRDSMITDGLTCSFTGVHMGTYGNAAAKELEITREEQDRWALRSHMRAVRAASSGIFGEEIVPVRIQEKRGREITVDQDEAPRADTSLERLGKLSPVFDMDGTITAGNAPGVNDGACSFVMMSEEKAKALKLSPAAVITAHTSIAVEAKDFPKTPGLVIQELLKKTGAELADISLFEINEAFAAVALASARIARLDTEKINVNGGAIALGHPIGASGARIILTLMYELKRRGGGTGIAAICSGGGQGDAVMIEV, encoded by the coding sequence ATGGTCAGAACGGTTATTGCAGGCGGTGCGCGGACGCCATTTGGAAAGCTGGGGGGCGCGCTTCAGACAAAAACGGCCGCCGAACTCGGAGGTATTGCCATCAAAGAAGCGTTACAGCGGTCCGGGGTAAGACCGGAGGATATTGATGAAGTCATCATGGGGTCCGTTCTGCAGGGAGGGCAGGGACAGCTGCCGTCAAGGCAGGCGGCCCGGCATGCAGGACTTCCGTGGGAGGTTAAAACAGAAACGGTCAATAAAGTATGCGCATCCGGTTTACGAAGCGTCACCATGGCCGATCAAATCATCCGTGCCGGCGATGCGGAAGTCATTGCCGCCGGCGGGATGGAATCGATGTCAAACGCACCCTATATGCTGGACAAAGCGAGATGGGGCCTGCGGATGGGAAATGGAACTGTTCGGGATTCAATGATCACAGACGGCTTGACATGTTCATTTACGGGTGTGCACATGGGCACATACGGGAATGCCGCGGCAAAAGAATTAGAGATTACAAGGGAAGAACAGGATCGGTGGGCGCTGCGAAGCCATATGCGGGCTGTACGGGCGGCCTCATCAGGTATCTTTGGAGAAGAGATCGTTCCGGTCAGGATTCAAGAAAAGCGGGGAAGGGAAATAACGGTTGACCAGGATGAAGCTCCCCGGGCTGATACATCGCTGGAACGTCTCGGGAAGCTGTCGCCCGTCTTTGATATGGACGGCACGATCACAGCGGGCAATGCGCCAGGTGTAAATGACGGGGCCTGTTCTTTCGTCATGATGAGCGAAGAAAAAGCGAAAGCCTTGAAGCTGTCGCCCGCCGCCGTCATAACTGCGCATACATCGATTGCTGTCGAAGCCAAAGACTTTCCAAAAACGCCGGGCCTTGTCATTCAGGAGCTCTTGAAAAAAACGGGGGCTGAGCTTGCCGACATCAGCCTGTTTGAAATCAATGAGGCCTTTGCCGCGGTCGCTTTGGCCAGCGCACGGATCGCCCGCCTTGATACGGAAAAAATCAATGTCAACGGCGGCGCCATTGCCCTCGGCCATCCGATCGGTGCAAGCGGAGCCAGAATCATTTTGACGCTGATGTACGAATTAAAACGGCGCGGCGGCGGTACGGGCATTGCGGCGATTTGCAGCGGAGGCGGCCAGGGAGATGCCGTTATGATTGAAGTTTAA